A region from the Halanaerobiaceae bacterium ANBcell28 genome encodes:
- a CDS encoding GLUG motif-containing protein — protein MFKKRFIFLFLILSIFLLIACESDQLPFYELDVVIEGEGSVNLDPESNTYFRNDIIKLEAIAEENWKFSHWNFGGEEIDKNPYDDFVINANTTVYAYFSEKSNLKTISQPENGGSIKIVPEKEEYFAGDRVLLEAHPNPGYYFTEWSSDVSATDNPVEVIVQENMEVTANFGINTYEIKFSENSIREEGNITVEASNGMQNVTRFEHGEDIKFIAEPGSNYEFSHWQERRDRPPHGETEQIVTIQAESDLEVSAVFERVFQVSFKNYDGTIIDEQTVRVGEDAQAPDDPVRNGYIFTGWDNDFENLKQDIEVKAEFKIGLTGEGTSSSPYQIYTPENLVLIGKDNYSNNAYYQLMNDIDLENFGEFESIKEFEGVFDGKGHEIRNLYINQDEKNDLGLFAENLGEIKNIGLLDLEIRGRENVGGLVGINNGVITNSFVKGNISGNKNVGGLVGIHNTGTIENSHSNVDLIGINNKSGPNSRIGGLVGAVGTNGVITNSYAKGTITGYLVIGGLVGSNRGIIEDSHVIVESIKSNRNTGGLVGINRGAIEDSYTIAEKIDGSTHNIGGLVGWNNSGIIQSSQAIVDVTGRNSVGGLVGRNEATIKESYAKGNVQGDYDIGGLVGSNYEGSISNSYAICVVDGDSNIGGLVGHTSSESTIMYSFSAGEVEGNENYGGLIGLTDTSSGTILSYWDIKTSKQNSSASGIGRTTSEMQEESTYDQWDFMDIWAIDEGNSYPYLQWERD, from the coding sequence GGAGAAGAGATAGATAAAAATCCTTATGATGATTTTGTAATTAATGCCAATACTACTGTTTATGCATATTTTTCTGAAAAAAGCAATCTGAAAACTATTAGCCAGCCTGAAAATGGAGGTTCTATTAAAATAGTTCCGGAAAAGGAAGAATATTTTGCTGGTGATAGAGTATTATTAGAGGCTCATCCTAATCCAGGCTATTATTTTACAGAATGGTCTTCTGATGTTTCTGCTACAGATAATCCTGTTGAAGTAATTGTTCAAGAAAATATGGAGGTAACAGCAAACTTTGGGATTAATACATATGAAATAAAGTTTTCTGAGAATAGTATCAGAGAAGAAGGAAATATAACAGTTGAAGCTTCAAATGGCATGCAGAATGTAACAAGATTTGAACATGGAGAGGATATAAAATTTATAGCCGAGCCTGGATCAAATTATGAATTTAGTCATTGGCAGGAAAGACGTGATAGGCCTCCTCATGGAGAGACTGAACAAATTGTGACCATACAAGCTGAAAGTGATTTAGAAGTATCGGCAGTTTTTGAAAGAGTTTTTCAAGTAAGTTTTAAAAATTATGATGGTACAATTATAGATGAACAAACTGTAAGGGTGGGAGAGGATGCTCAGGCCCCAGATGATCCAGTAAGAAATGGTTATATATTTACTGGCTGGGATAATGATTTTGAAAATCTTAAACAAGATATCGAAGTTAAAGCTGAATTTAAGATAGGTTTAACAGGAGAAGGGACTTCATCTAGTCCTTACCAAATTTATACCCCTGAGAATTTAGTTTTAATAGGTAAAGATAATTATTCTAATAATGCTTATTACCAACTGATGAATGATATAGATTTAGAAAATTTTGGAGAATTTGAATCTATTAAAGAATTTGAGGGTGTTTTTGATGGGAAAGGACATGAGATAAGGAATCTATACATTAACCAAGATGAAAAAAATGACCTGGGATTATTTGCTGAAAACTTGGGAGAAATCAAAAATATAGGATTACTTGATCTTGAAATAAGAGGTCGAGAAAATGTAGGAGGCTTAGTAGGTATAAATAATGGAGTAATTACTAATTCTTTTGTTAAAGGAAATATTTCAGGTAATAAAAATGTAGGTGGATTGGTTGGTATTCATAATACGGGAACAATAGAAAACTCACATAGCAATGTTGATCTTATCGGTATAAATAATAAATCTGGTCCTAATAGCAGAATAGGTGGACTAGTCGGTGCTGTTGGTACTAATGGAGTAATTACTAATTCTTATGCTAAAGGAACAATTACTGGTTATTTAGTTATAGGCGGGTTAGTGGGTAGTAATCGCGGAATAATAGAAGATTCACATGTTATTGTAGAAAGTATTAAAAGCAATCGCAATACTGGGGGATTAGTGGGTATTAATCGTGGTGCAATAGAAGATTCATATACGATTGCAGAGAAGATTGATGGGAGCACACATAATATAGGGGGATTGGTTGGATGGAATAATTCTGGAATAATACAAAGCTCTCAAGCTATAGTTGATGTTACTGGTAGAAATTCTGTAGGAGGATTAGTTGGAAGAAATGAAGCAACAATTAAGGAATCCTATGCAAAGGGTAACGTTCAGGGAGATTATGATATAGGTGGTTTAGTTGGTAGTAATTATGAGGGTTCTATTAGTAATTCATATGCTATCTGTGTTGTTGATGGAGATAGTAATATAGGAGGGTTAGTCGGGCATACTAGTAGTGAATCAACGATTATGTATAGTTTCTCTGCAGGAGAAGTAGAAGGAAATGAAAATTATGGTGGTTTAATTGGATTAACTGATACAAGTTCCGGTACAATACTTTCATACTGGGATATAAAAACTTCAAAACAAAATTCATCTGCTTCAGGAATAGGTAGAACTACCTCTGAAATGCAAGAAGAATCAACTTATGATCAATGGGATTTTATGGACATTTGGGCTATAGATGAAGGAAATAGCTATCCTTATTTACAGTGGGAAAGGGATTAA